Proteins encoded together in one Coffea arabica cultivar ET-39 chromosome 2c, Coffea Arabica ET-39 HiFi, whole genome shotgun sequence window:
- the LOC140035935 gene encoding uncharacterized protein isoform X1 produces the protein MAGSETTKTPTNTISTKKAQPTTSTTRRFVGVRQRPSGRWVAEIKDSSQRIRLWLGTYDTPEEAARAYDEAARALRGENARTNFAAANHPNLSQSGSSPSTGAVNIPESDARHGMSFSSLKAKLSKNLQSIMARTSETKSSKSRVSDHFTFASIFHFRGQYQRPVDIKNIEKVVQPSVIVPHASDKPFSWESSSVSDCSNEWIGLRQHGFDSDGSDVSEAYLRDQMMGWMSSPEVSEGSRSKRFKVSSSVVIPSTFAESPLSGTPRFCESPYSGTPRFCDSPFSNSTLSFCDFPYNEEN, from the coding sequence ATGGCGGGATCTGAAACCACGAAAACCCCCACTAACACCATCAGCACAAAGAAGGCACAGCCAACCACATCAACAACACGGAGATTTGTAGGTGTAAGACAAAGACCATCAGGAAGATGGGTAGCTGAGATCAAAGACTCGTCTCAGCGAATAAGACTGTGGCTTGGAACTTATGATACACCTGAAGAAGCTGCTAGAGCTTATGACGAGGCAGCTAGAGCTCTACGAGGAGAAAATGCGCGAACCAACTTTGCTGCAGCAAACCACCCAAACTTGAGCCAATCCGGTTCATCACCTTCTACTGGTGCAGTAAACATTCCTGAATCTGATGCACGGCATGGGATGAGTTTCTCTTCCTTGAAAGCAAAGTTAAGCAAAAATCTACAAAGCATCATGGCTAGGACTTCGGAGACTAAGTCATCCAAGAGCAGAGTAAGTGACCACTTCACCTTTGCTAGTATCTTTCACTTCAGGGGTCAATACCAAAGGCCTGTTGACATAAAGAATATTGAAAAGGTAGTGCAACCAAGTGTAATTGTTCCCCATGCTTCTGATAAGCCATTTTCCTGGGAGAGCTCAAGCGTATCTGATTGTAGCAATGAATGGATTGGTCTCAGGCAGCATGGTTTCGACTCAGACGGATCAGATGTCAGTGAGGCTTATCTTCGGGATCAAATGATGGGTTGGATGAGCAGTCCAGAAGTGAGTGAAGGGTCAAGGAGTAAAAGGTTCAAGGTTTCATCTTCTGTGGTGATTCCTTCAACTTTTGCTGAATCTCCATTAAGTGGCACCCCAAGATTTTGTGAATCACCATACAGTGGTACTCCCAGATTTTGCGATTCTCCATTTAGTAATAGTACACtaagtttttgtgattttccaTACAATGAGGAGAATTag
- the LOC140035935 gene encoding ethylene-responsive transcription factor ERN3-like isoform X2: MAGSETTKTPTNTISTKKAQPTTSTTRRFVGVRQRPSGRWVAEIKDSSQRIRLWLGTYDTPEEAARAYDEAARALRGENARTNFAAANHPNLSQSGSSPSTGAVNIPESDARHGMSFSSLKAKLSKNLQSIMARTSETKSSKSRAAWFRLRRIRCQ, encoded by the exons ATGGCGGGATCTGAAACCACGAAAACCCCCACTAACACCATCAGCACAAAGAAGGCACAGCCAACCACATCAACAACACGGAGATTTGTAGGTGTAAGACAAAGACCATCAGGAAGATGGGTAGCTGAGATCAAAGACTCGTCTCAGCGAATAAGACTGTGGCTTGGAACTTATGATACACCTGAAGAAGCTGCTAGAGCTTATGACGAGGCAGCTAGAGCTCTACGAGGAGAAAATGCGCGAACCAACTTTGCTGCAGCAAACCACCCAAACTTGAGCCAATCCGGTTCATCACCTTCTACTGGTGCAGTAAACATTCCTGAATCTGATGCACGGCATGGGATGAGTTTCTCTTCCTTGAAAGCAAAGTTAAGCAAAAATCTACAAAGCATCATGGCTAGGACTTCGGAGACTAAGTCATCCAAGAGCAGA GCAGCATGGTTTCGACTCAGACGGATCAGATGTCAGTGA